Proteins encoded together in one Balaenoptera musculus isolate JJ_BM4_2016_0621 chromosome 6, mBalMus1.pri.v3, whole genome shotgun sequence window:
- the MYMK gene encoding protein myomaker — MGTLVAKLLLPTLSSLAFLPTVSIAAKRQFHMEAMVYLFTMFFVALYHACNGPGLSVLCFLRHDILEYFSVYGTALSMWVSLMALADFDEPKRSTLVMFGVLTIAVRIYHDRWGYGVYSGPIGTAVLIIAAKWLQQMKETRRLYPDKSVYTQQIGPGLCFGALALMLRFFFEDWDYTYVHSFYHCALAMAFVLLLPKVNKKAGSAGPPAKLDCSTLCCACI, encoded by the exons ATGGGGACTCTCGTGGCCAAACTTCTCCTGCCCACCCTCAGCAGCCTGGCGTTCCTCCCCACGGTGAGCATTGCTGCCAAAAGGCAGTTCCACATGGAGGCCATGGTCTACCTCTTCACCATGTTCTTCGTGGCG CTCTACCACGCCTGCAATGGGCCCGGCCTGTCGGTTCTCTGTTTCCTGCGCCACGACATCCTGGAGTACTTCAGCGTCTACGGGACGGCCCTGAGCATGTGGGTGTCACTGATGG CACTGGCCGACTTCGATGAGCCCAAGCGGTCGACTTTAGTGATGTTTGGCGTCCTGACCATCGCTGTGCGGATCTACCATGACCGCTGGGGCTACGGGGTGTACTCGGGCCCCATCGGCACAGCCGTCCTCATCATCGCGGCCAAGTGG ctgcagcagatgaaggagacgAGGCGCCTGTATCCTGACAAGAGCGTGTACACCCAGCAGATAGGCCCCGGCCTCTGCTTTGGGGCGCTGGCCCTCATGCTGCGCTTCTTCTTTGAG gACTGGGATTACACCTACGTCCACAGCTTCTACCACTGTGCCCTGGCCATGGCCTTCGTCCTGCTGCTGCCCAAGGTCAACAAGAAGGCTGGAAGCGCGGGGCCCCCCGCCAAGCTGGACTGCTCCACCCTTTGCTGTGCTTGTATCTAA